From Streptomyces sp. NBC_01460, a single genomic window includes:
- a CDS encoding TetR family transcriptional regulator: MTRRQTSGALPSGAPAGLRERKKRRTREALLHAALRLFTTQGYERTTVDEIVDAVEVSQRTFFRYFANKEAVAFAVQEAVDARFLTELRQRPAAEPPFEALRRAALGAWSSLAEAEDEDVTAELQMRAYRMIESTPALHAAHMRRHIGLEQQTALVIAEREGLDLDTDPRPRVAVAAFSGVMRLTGQLWGRRKDAGVEALRELTELHLDQLGPALSGSWRAA; the protein is encoded by the coding sequence GTGACACGCAGGCAGACATCCGGGGCTCTTCCGTCAGGGGCTCCGGCGGGGTTGCGCGAGCGCAAGAAGCGGCGCACCCGCGAAGCCCTGCTGCACGCCGCCCTCAGGCTCTTCACCACGCAGGGGTACGAGCGGACCACCGTCGACGAGATCGTCGACGCCGTGGAGGTCTCCCAGCGCACCTTCTTCCGCTACTTCGCCAACAAGGAGGCCGTCGCCTTCGCCGTCCAGGAGGCGGTCGACGCCCGCTTCCTCACGGAACTGCGTCAACGTCCGGCCGCGGAGCCCCCTTTCGAGGCACTGCGCCGGGCCGCCCTGGGGGCGTGGAGCTCCCTCGCCGAGGCCGAGGACGAGGACGTCACGGCCGAACTCCAGATGCGCGCCTACCGGATGATCGAATCGACCCCCGCGCTGCACGCCGCCCACATGCGGCGCCACATCGGCCTGGAGCAGCAGACCGCTCTGGTGATCGCGGAGCGTGAGGGGCTCGACCTCGACACGGATCCGCGTCCACGCGTGGCCGTCGCCGCCTTCTCCGGCGTGATGCGGCTGACCGGACAGCTGTGGGGCCGCCGGAAGGACGCCGGAGTGGAAGCGCTCCGGGAGCTGACCGAACTCCACCTGGACCAGCTCGGACCTGCGCTCTCCGGGAGCTGGCGCGCCGCATAG
- a CDS encoding alpha/beta hydrolase: MTSFDSSPTLTAWRALLAIAVVFVMLATTGWTAVRHQHSAAPREIALASWAKDRIAGHALPDVGAPAYRLAHFFATLTAGQQVALADTYPLVVGNLNGAPVSLRYRANRHALEQAETAEEQRTRDVRLSPDGRHQSVARLERFRSLLAGDRQILAFDPSGRGRAAEVFGDLDRAERVSVVVPGVDTNLLTLERTGVKKNAAPVGMAQSLYGAERSARPGSRTAVIAWADYTAPAGIGMDAALGGLAKEGAVRLNALLESLPGSSDVSLFCHSYGSVLCGVAAHNLPSRVSDIAVAGSPGMRADSASALHTRARVWAMRDADDWIADVPNLAVGGLGHGADPVDPAFGARIVSANGAIGHSGYFEPGTESLSNFAAIGVGAYESVSCARADATCHREISGKEEV; encoded by the coding sequence GTGACTTCCTTCGACTCCTCCCCCACGCTCACCGCATGGCGCGCGCTGCTCGCCATCGCGGTCGTGTTCGTGATGCTGGCGACCACCGGCTGGACCGCCGTGCGTCATCAGCACTCCGCCGCACCGCGCGAGATCGCGCTCGCTTCGTGGGCGAAGGACCGGATAGCCGGTCATGCTCTCCCGGACGTGGGCGCCCCGGCCTACCGGCTGGCCCACTTCTTCGCGACGCTGACCGCGGGCCAGCAGGTCGCCCTGGCCGACACGTACCCGCTGGTGGTGGGGAATCTGAACGGCGCGCCGGTCAGCTTGCGCTACCGGGCCAACCGGCACGCCCTGGAGCAGGCGGAGACGGCCGAGGAACAGCGGACGCGGGACGTGCGGCTCTCCCCGGACGGCCGCCATCAGTCCGTGGCCCGTCTGGAACGCTTCCGCTCCCTGCTCGCCGGTGACCGGCAGATCCTCGCCTTCGACCCGTCGGGTCGTGGCCGGGCCGCCGAGGTCTTCGGCGATCTCGACCGCGCCGAGCGGGTCTCGGTCGTCGTGCCCGGGGTGGACACGAACCTCCTGACGCTGGAGCGCACCGGCGTCAAGAAGAACGCGGCGCCGGTCGGCATGGCGCAGTCGTTGTACGGCGCCGAGCGCTCGGCGCGCCCCGGCTCCCGTACGGCGGTCATCGCGTGGGCCGACTACACGGCACCCGCCGGGATCGGCATGGACGCGGCGCTGGGCGGGCTCGCGAAGGAGGGGGCGGTGCGGCTGAACGCCCTGCTGGAGTCGCTGCCCGGCTCCTCGGACGTCTCGCTGTTCTGCCACAGCTACGGCTCCGTGCTGTGCGGCGTCGCCGCGCACAACCTGCCGTCCAGGGTGTCGGACATCGCGGTCGCGGGCAGTCCCGGCATGCGGGCGGACAGCGCCTCCGCGCTGCACACCCGGGCCAGGGTGTGGGCGATGCGGGACGCCGACGACTGGATCGCGGACGTGCCGAACCTGGCGGTCGGCGGTCTCGGCCACGGCGCCGATCCGGTCGACCCGGCCTTCGGGGCACGGATCGTGTCGGCGAACGGCGCGATCGGGCACAGTGGCTATTTCGAGCCGGGCACGGAGAGCCTCAGCAACTTCGCCGCGATCGGCGTGGGGGCCTACGAGTCGGTCAGTTGCGCACGTGCCGATGCCACGTGTCACCGGGAGATTTCCGGCAAGGAAGAGGTCTGA